The Drosophila biarmipes strain raj3 chromosome 2L, RU_DBia_V1.1, whole genome shotgun sequence genome has a window encoding:
- the LOC108033523 gene encoding uncharacterized protein LOC108033523: MSLRNQADRVEIAGSSNWSHAQDVVGEPNENVAVAAVSPVGRSRGPAAAWLASTGATPQPTFPTTSGISDAFYSEGPSSASFTSVSPRSAESVMPPVDRSMFSSILRSCNSLLAEQGNDIATLAAAEEFYATLTNVIETVGRLTAATGANLRDNPTDSGLYRKLVSHLVDLESVKIKVQVTMSRLKELSEEDPVAESST; the protein is encoded by the exons ATGTCGCTTCGAAATCAAGCAGATAGAGTGGAGATCGCAGGCTCTTCAAATTGGAGCCATGCTCAAGACGTGGTG GGGGAACCCAATGAGAACGTGGCTGTGGCGGCAGTAAGTCCTGTGGGAAGATCTCGGGGTCCTGCTGCCGCGTGGCTGGCCTCGACGGGTGCCACACCCCAACCCACTTTCCCAACGACTTCTGGCATATCCGATGCCTTCTACTCTGAAGGTCCCTCTTCGGCCTCGTTCACCTCTGTTTCGCCCAGATCCGCCGAGTCTGTGATGCCTCCTGTGGACCGCTCTATGTTTTCAAGCATTCTAAGGAGTTGCAACAGTTTGCTGGCCGAGCAGGGGAACGACATAGCTACCCTGGCCGCGGCTGAGGAGTTCTATGCCACCCTAACCAACGTGATTGAAACTGTAGGTCGCCTCACTGCGGCAACTGGTGCCAACCTGAGGGACAATCCCACCGATTCGGGATTATATAGGAAACTGGTATCGCATTTGGTGGATCTCGAATCTGTTAAAATCAAGGTGCAGGTTACCATGAGTAGGTTAAAGGAGCTGTCTGAGGAAGATCCTGTAGCGGAATCAAGTACCTAA